Part of the Gemmobacter sp. 24YEA27 genome, CACAGAACCAAATTGCGATCTGCCTCTGTTGCACCTTTTACAAAGCTGGGGACAAGCATGCACAAATACCCGTGAAGTTTCAGCTGTTCTGCAAGGGCTTGCGTTGGAGATTTGCCGTCTTCCGCATCCTGATCCGCCAGTCTTCAACTGCAGAGATCGGCCGGATCCAACTGAGCTTTTTTCAGGGCAGGCAGAATCGGTGGCATCAAAAACCGGATCGAGATCGGCCCGATAAGCTACCAGCGTTGGTCTGGCAAAGGAGGTCCCAATCTGGTTCGCCCTCGGATCGCAGTCATGATCGAGAGTGATGTATAGAGGGCAGGCATTCCTTTCGGATTGAAGCGCCCGCCGAAGCGACGTGCTCCTTCGCCGGACAGAGGCTCGCGAGCAGCCGATTGGATGAGGGCACGATAGAGCAGGCCGCGAAAATACATGGTTCCTCAGGCGTGGACGCCAGCCTCGACTGCGTCGATAAAGTCCATGACATCTGCCGCGTAACCGTCGCGCACGAGTTGCATTGCCGTCAGCCCGCTGAAACCTGCAAGTGGCTCGGAGCGATACCAGGCATAGGCAATAAGCGGAGAACCAAAACGGGGTTCGACCCGATTCAGGATCTCGACCATCTCCCGAAGGCGTTTTTGGGTCTTTGCGCTGGAAATGCGATCAGGCCGCATGACTGCGTCGCGGCCAAGGCCGATGGTTCGGGCGACCTCGTCCCGTGTTGTCCGCAAAACCTGGGCAATCCTGCCGGGTGCAAATTGTCCGCCTTCTGCGAAGGTCTCAATACGCATCG contains:
- a CDS encoding antitoxin Xre/MbcA/ParS toxin-binding domain-containing protein; its protein translation is MRIETFAEGGQFAPGRIAQVLRTTRDEVARTIGLGRDAVMRPDRISSAKTQKRLREMVEILNRVEPRFGSPLIAYAWYRSEPLAGFSGLTAMQLVRDGYAADVMDFIDAVEAGVHA